AACTTGGCTTTTGGTGTAACTCCCTTTATTGCTGCTTATTTTATTTACAATAATACTCCGAAAAAAAGTATTATTTATTTCCTTGCAGCGTTGTTCCTAATTTCCGGGTTTTATCTTAATACGCTGCCATTAAATTATAAAGACAGTATTATCCTTGCTTATTTACACTTTCCCATATTCTTATGGGTATTGGTAGGGCTTGCATTTACAGGGAATGAATATTCAAAAGGCAGTACAAGATTAGCCTATATTAAATTTAATTTGGAGTATTGTATTCTCTACGCCAGCATGGCAGTTAGCGGAATGGTACTAGCAGCATTAACCATGCAGTTATTTAGGTTTGTTGACTTGAATATAGAAGACTTCTATTTTAGTAATGTTGTTTTATTTGGTGCTGCCGCTCTTGCTATTGTGGCTGCATACCTGGTATCAATGAATCTGAAACTTGCTAAGAATATTACACCATATATAGCTAAAATTTTTAGTCCTCTTGTCCTGATCACATTGTTGCTCTATCTAATAACGGTTATATGGGTCGGGAAAAATCCATTCTTGGACCGCAATTTCCTGATAGTCTTCAACGGAATACTCCTTGGTGTATTGGCCGTTACCATATTTTCCATTATCGAGAGCGACTCAGACGAGAAAAAGAACATTTCAGATTATATAAATTTTGCCTTAATTGTTCTTGCACTTATCATTGACAGTGTGGCTTTGTCAGCAATCGTGTTCAGACTTTCTTCTTATGGGATTACGCCTAATAGACTTGCTGCTTTAGGAGTAAACATACTTATCTGGGCAAATCTAATTTGGATTATGCTCTCCTATATGCGTTTTCTACAAAACAAGTCCGGACCTTCAACTATCCAAGATGCCGTTACGAAGTATTTGCCAATCTATGGATTTTGGGCAGCTTTCGTTATATTTGCTTTTCCTATAATGTTTAATTAGAAAGGCTCTTTTAATGTAACGAAAAGTTAATCTTCTATTATATCATTTTTATTAATGAGTAAGAGACGATAATTATTGTTAATTCTATAATTTCTCGACAATAAAAAAACGTCCCGCAGTGGGACGTTTTTTATTATGTGTATTGCTGTTTTTTCTTAATCAGCAGCAACACTTGCGAAATGCTAGCAAGCACAGGTAATTCAATTAACGGCCCAATGACCAAGGCAAGTGCAATAAGAGGTTCGTCTGGAAAAGCAGTCACAGCAATTGCGAGTGCAACAGGCGAATTTCTCGCTAATGTTGTTAAGCTTAGGCTTACAGTGTCTTCATAGGATAAATGCATGATACGTCCTACAAACTGTCCTAGTATAAAGTTAATCATGAAGAACAGTAATACTGGTATAAGTAACAATAAAACAACATTCATATTTTGTAATAAATACTTACCTTGTGAGGCAAACATCGCTAATATTGCTAAACTTAAAAATACAATTTGAGCAGAGCTGAAAAACGGAATGAGTTTATTCTCAAGTGTTTCAGCTTTTTTCATTTTATGCATAATGAATTTTGTAGCGTGTGCAAGTAAAAATGGTAAAACAAGTACAATAACAATACTTTCTACTAAAATAGAAATTTCTACTGCTTTCATTACACCAGCAAATAAAAACAAATAAATTGGTAGCAATAATACTTGTAAAATTAAATTTAC
This Bacillus mycoides DNA region includes the following protein-coding sequences:
- a CDS encoding DUF4153 domain-containing protein, producing MDINNLIIENMDNPHELERMYRKDPKAFKKSFSQAWAQNPDSQVLDAWYERLHFKETANTEKPSLFQKGFLFMGILAILAGLSTRIIFHFVEQEAIAPINLAFGVTPFIAAYFIYNNTPKKSIIYFLAALFLISGFYLNTLPLNYKDSIILAYLHFPIFLWVLVGLAFTGNEYSKGSTRLAYIKFNLEYCILYASMAVSGMVLAALTMQLFRFVDLNIEDFYFSNVVLFGAAALAIVAAYLVSMNLKLAKNITPYIAKIFSPLVLITLLLYLITVIWVGKNPFLDRNFLIVFNGILLGVLAVTIFSIIESDSDEKKNISDYINFALIVLALIIDSVALSAIVFRLSSYGITPNRLAALGVNILIWANLIWIMLSYMRFLQNKSGPSTIQDAVTKYLPIYGFWAAFVIFAFPIMFN
- a CDS encoding arsenic resistance protein, whose amino-acid sequence is MSTLEKIQTFIILAAVIFGVILGQFKMIHMYSEKFIVPFLFLMLYGLFLSIPLKDIKNGFRNLKFAGTSLGINFIWTPFLAWGLGALFLSDHPALWVGFIMLMVTPCTDWYLIFTEIAKGNVALSTSILPVNLILQVLLLPIYLFLFAGVMKAVEISILVESIVIVLVLPFLLAHATKFIMHKMKKAETLENKLIPFFSSAQIVFLSLAILAMFASQGKYLLQNMNVVLLLLIPVLLFFMINFILGQFVGRIMHLSYEDTVSLSLTTLARNSPVALAIAVTAFPDEPLIALALVIGPLIELPVLASISQVLLLIKKKQQYT